The genomic DNA GGCCTTGATGCGGTCCAGCGTGGAGGGGCTCAGGTCGAAGGTGCCCAGCTTGACTTCACCAGTCTTGCCCAGCTGCTCGATTGCGGCAGCGGAGGCGTCCGCAGCCCAGGTTGCCAGGTTCACGACAGCGTCGATGCTTTCGTCGCCGTTCAGCTCGGCTTCGATGGCAGCGGATGTACCGGCAACGTCACCGTCGAGGTTTGCGGGCACGCGCAGGATGGTTGCCTTTGCACCGGCTTCAGTTGCGCCATCCTCAACGCCCTTGCAGCGTGCTTCAAGGTTCACCGTGCCCGGGATCTGGATGTGGCAGAGGATGTGCTTGGCACCGGCTTCGGCCATGTACTTGCCGCCGGCAACACCGGCCACATACTCGTCCGAACCAAAGTAGTTCAGCGCACCGGACTCTTCGAGCTTGTCGCCACCACCGTTCAGCAGGGTCACCTTGATGCCCGCGTCAATCGCCGCCTGAATGGCGGGCAGCTGTGCGTCCGGAACGGGCAGAACGGTCGCGATGCCATCAACACCCTGAGCGGTCGCCTGTTCGATCAGCGTGGCCAGATCAGCGCCATAGTTGTCGTAGTTGTTGGTTTGCAGGATGTTCAGCGATCCGCCGCGAGCCTCTACTAACACGGCTGCATCTTCTGCACCCTTCTTCACGACATTCCAGAACGAGTCCTGGTTGGACCCGATAACCAGCGCGATATCGGCGGCAAAAGCACCGGACGCCGTGATCGCAAGGGCAGCAGTGGTTGCGATAAGTTTCTTCATGTCGATTTCCTCCCATCGGTACAGCCGCTCTCTTGCGGCTCGACATTATATGTTGGCCAAGCGGCCGATTTGCTCGCGAGAGAGCGCACAGGATGACCGGCCTGCCAGAGCAGCTCGTTCATCTCTCAATTGTGCATTGGGCCTCCCCCAAAACGTTGAAGTCTCGATTCCCTCGTGAGCACTATCAACGCATTTCAAATGCCCCTTTGACATTATCCGCATCAAGGCTAATTCTACCAAAAGCGCACTTTCGTCTCATTTAGCTTCGGGGCGATGGATTTTTGAGATGAAATGAGATGAAGAGACCAACGATCCCTGACCTCGCAAAGGCCGCTGGCGTGTCGGTCTCCACGGTGAACCGTGTGCTCAATCAGCCGGAGTCCGTGCGCGCCCCGACCAAGGAGCGGGTTCTGACCGCAGCGGAAGAAATCGGGTTTTACGGCCTCGGAACGATAGAGCATGCCGTCAAGTCCACCCGCACCACGCACCGGCTGGGCGTGCTCTTGCAAAGGGGGTCACGGGCTTTCTATCGCAATCTGGGTGATGCTGTTGGCGCGGCCGCAGAGGCTTATGAAGGCCACAAGATCGAGCTTACCGTCGAGTTTCTTGAAGATCTGACACCCGAGAGGGTCGCCAAGCACATTCTCACGATGGGCGAACATTGCGAAGCCCTGGCCATTGTCGCGCCCCAGCACCCGCTCGTCGCAGATGCCATCGACTCGGTCTTGGCAACCGGCGTGCCGATTGTGTCTCTCATCGGCCCGCTGACAGCGCAGGGCAACATCAGCTTTGTCGGGCTCGACAACTGGAAGGTCGGGCGAACCGCTGCCTGGGCCTTTGACAAGATGGTGCGTGAACCCGGCGAGATCGGCGTGCTTGTCGGCTCTCACCGGCTTCGGAACCAAGAGATGAACGAAAGCGGCTTTCGGTCCTACTTCCGCGAGCACAACGCCAAGTTCTCCGTTCTCGAACCGCTCCCCACCTACGAATCCGCCGCTGTCGCGCGTGAGCACGTGGAAAAGCTGCTCACCGACCGCCCAAACCTCTGCGGCCTCTACATTTCCGGCGGCGGTGTCACGGGCGCAATTGCCGCGCTGAGGGCGATGCCGAAGCGAGATGACTTTGTTGCCGTCGGCTACGAACTCTTCGACGATACACGCGCCGCCCTGATCGACGGCACCCTCTCCATGATCATCTCGCACCCGATGAAGCGCTTCGCCCGCGAAACCATCGCCACGCTGATGAAGGCCAAAACCGGCGGCCCCGATGGTGGGGCACATCGGGTCACATTCGGCTTCGAGATCTCCACGCCGGAAAGCGTCTGAC from Oceanicola sp. D3 includes the following:
- a CDS encoding substrate-binding domain-containing protein, with amino-acid sequence MKKLIATTAALAITASGAFAADIALVIGSNQDSFWNVVKKGAEDAAVLVEARGGSLNILQTNNYDNYGADLATLIEQATAQGVDGIATVLPVPDAQLPAIQAAIDAGIKVTLLNGGGDKLEESGALNYFGSDEYVAGVAGGKYMAEAGAKHILCHIQIPGTVNLEARCKGVEDGATEAGAKATILRVPANLDGDVAGTSAAIEAELNGDESIDAVVNLATWAADASAAAIEQLGKTGEVKLGTFDLSPSTLDRIKAGTQTMAIDQTPYYQGFLSVSTLAAHIDFGTKIATQPVLTGPAIVDSSNIDATFAGVEAGTR
- a CDS encoding LacI family DNA-binding transcriptional regulator translates to MKRPTIPDLAKAAGVSVSTVNRVLNQPESVRAPTKERVLTAAEEIGFYGLGTIEHAVKSTRTTHRLGVLLQRGSRAFYRNLGDAVGAAAEAYEGHKIELTVEFLEDLTPERVAKHILTMGEHCEALAIVAPQHPLVADAIDSVLATGVPIVSLIGPLTAQGNISFVGLDNWKVGRTAAWAFDKMVREPGEIGVLVGSHRLRNQEMNESGFRSYFREHNAKFSVLEPLPTYESAAVAREHVEKLLTDRPNLCGLYISGGGVTGAIAALRAMPKRDDFVAVGYELFDDTRAALIDGTLSMIISHPMKRFARETIATLMKAKTGGPDGGAHRVTFGFEISTPESV